CGGGAATATCTGTACGTAATTGCAACTGATTATTTTCGAGCCAAAGTCCTTTCATTCTTTTTCACCACATATTTGGGTCTGTTCGCGAAGCGTCTCGTAGAGAAGTCTCGTGCTTCACGCAATGCTTTAAAGTAATGAGTTTCATCGTGGATGAAAAATGGGTATTTACTCATTACTCATTACTTATTACTTATTACTTATTACTCATTACTTATTACTCATTACTCATTACTCATTACTTATTACTCATTACTTATTACTCATTACTTATTACTCATTACTCCTTCTTAAGAGCGCCTTTAGGTCGGTGAGTATGTCAAATCCTTTGCCTAATTATGTTGTCATAATCACTTTGAAAAATGTTTACAAATATAAGGGCAAACATTTGTACTGATATACCCATACTATGTCTCTGTAGAAGGTATTTCTTTAATTTTGGTTACATCAACTTTGCTTAACCAAGTAATTAAGTCTTCTGAGCCAAGTGCAATCTCACTTCCCAAGGTTTTGATATAGAGAAGTCCGTCACTGATAATTAAATCTCTAATTGGATACCATGAATCTCGTGTTCTAATCAGAAGTTCTAACGGAATCCCTGATCTTGAACTATGCTTGCAATATTTCCACCAGGCTCGCCATAGAATGACACATTTAGTACAGTTCATCTGATAGCCTTTGGGAACTTCGCAGTATTGATACTGATAGAAACCCCGACTATCTACTTCTCCTTTGAGGATATAACTATATTCTGCTAATGCCTGATTGATCAATTCCCACTGGGTTGATTTTGGAGAAATCGAGAATTCAGATAAGGTGTTAGATAGTTGAACAGTGGCAATTACGCCTTCAGATTTTGCTGTCAGTTGGTTGATTTTATACACTGTTTGCGCTGTCAAAACAGGATTTGACAACAAAATATCTTTTTTTTGAATAGAGTTTTGCACAAACTCTCGAATTAAATCTAGATTAGACAACATAAAATTTTTTATACTAAATTAACCAGTGTAATGAAAGTCACAACACTACTTAAATTAATAACTACACTGGTTTTGCACTTAAATCAGGATTATTACCAGCTTTATTTATACTCAATTCTTTGTTGAACTAGGGTTTTGTTAAGTTTAATATCGAGTATGCTATTATCCACTAGGCTAGTTGACAAAATTACTCTTTTCAAATAATGAGGCAGCAAATTAAATTTTTACACCTTCGAGAAAAGGTTGAAATACCGGAACTAATTCGGGACGACTAACCACAAGGGTAGGAAAAGAGCGATCGCTATAATCTTCTCCTGGTGACAACGGAAACGGTTCTGACTTCAGCGATGACCATACCCCACCAGCAGCCTGAACAATTACCCAAGCCCCTGCTATATCCCAAACTTTTGGTGTCGCCTCAATCCCACCAAGAGTAGCCCCAGTAGCAACCGTCAAAAAGTTATAGCTAGCTACACCCAACATCCGAATTTTACAGGGAAAGCCGTTTTTGATAACTGCGGTGCTACGAGAACAGAGGTTAAAAAAGTGATTGCTGCTGGGACTATCAACACTTGTGTGGATGGGGTGGTGGTTGAGAAATGCTCCTATTGGTGTTGCCAAACCAGATGAACCTGCCCAGAAACCATGAAAAGCTTGATTTAGAGTTGGTGCGTAAACATACCCAAAAATGGGTGTGCCTCGATACAATAAACCCAGAGATATTGTCCAGAGAGGAATGCCGCGTGTGAAGTTGGTTGTACCGTCGAGAGGATCAATTACCCAGCACCACTCAGTACCGGGAAATGACTGATCACTCTCTTCGCTCAAAATGCCGTAACCAGAGAAATTAGAAGCGATCGCATCTCGAATTTCCTGATCTGCCCATTTATCTGCTTGCGTCACCAAACTACCATCAGCTTTTTGGTCAGCCTGTACTTTCCCAAAATCTTGCATTAGCTGCTTGCCCACCCTGGTAGTAGTAGTTTGGGCAAAATCTAGAATTGTTGTCCAAAAATCATTCATTGGTTATTTGTCATTTGTCATTTGTCCCATGCCCAATGCCCCATGCCCTATACAGTTTAATCTAAATCGCTTTCTAAAACAGATGCGATCGCTTGTTTGGCACTTGTTTGAAATTCTGTGACGTTCACCCGATTCAGAAACCAAATCGATGCCACCATTCCCAAGGCTTCTAGAGCAAATACCAGTCCATAAGCTAACTCTGGGCTAGGTAACAGCTGGCGTCCAATATCCAAAACTGTACCTCCGATTACTACCGCCACACCTCTAGAAAGAGACTGCGCTAATCCCCATGCCCCAATGAATGTACCTGCGGCTTCCGCTGCGGTAAGATCCAACATCAAGCTAATTGC
This portion of the Nostoc sp. GT001 genome encodes:
- a CDS encoding inositol monophosphatase family protein, which translates into the protein MNDFWTTILDFAQTTTTRVGKQLMQDFGKVQADQKADGSLVTQADKWADQEIRDAIASNFSGYGILSEESDQSFPGTEWCWVIDPLDGTTNFTRGIPLWTISLGLLYRGTPIFGYVYAPTLNQAFHGFWAGSSGLATPIGAFLNHHPIHTSVDSPSSNHFFNLCSRSTAVIKNGFPCKIRMLGVASYNFLTVATGATLGGIEATPKVWDIAGAWVIVQAAGGVWSSLKSEPFPLSPGEDYSDRSFPTLVVSRPELVPVFQPFLEGVKI